One Oryza glaberrima chromosome 11, OglaRS2, whole genome shotgun sequence genomic region harbors:
- the LOC127753922 gene encoding uncharacterized protein LOC127753922: MAAGGEDDRLSDLPDDLLRRILHFVPFREAASTSLLSRRWGSLWRSSGAVNLVEHVEDEEEEDVNLVEHVEDEEDFDFDDEEDDDEVTAEEPSARRRDAFLRAAGAALTAADGDISCDHVTRLSVDVDGPDGYCITNFLDCDESAAAYDIFTGMDVLHTVVSHPAARLVEELCLRVASESDSYGVHRRHRDKEEEPSTDLGVYGLSLTSLPFEKLRVLDIAGCNNLSLPPPPAAAAAAAFPRLQTLRLRRCAAKVTHLQRLIDAAPGLATAHLESVVFNTDDNNDNQSYNHRDTGACSSISLRCPAATSLALEWCGSTDYKFYYAHSTYSDDDDSCGGSIAIDAPKLRSFRYKGLPRPFHLKSPAPETTRSTAVSLHFNSDYYLKDDTSRVHSWRFIGNFTNAKTLKLKVDNLDHLAVADKASRSKLLCVLPNLVSVELEAAQLMNTKKSAVAIANLLRCCPVLSEFTMKLAAATTCTDRYWPDHHGRFQPDFYDSVDHFMRRKSNTTTAISSIDSRKGNGDRHVDEVPDIPALSRRSFTCLQRSLKKVSLKFKWSWDDCFGVQLVKFFAQNAMVLEEMRIDSGDRKLCDHMNLNVERWVGADSTKISLKRKNFANSTWEFSRTCPDSTPELETSTTSFIVLPLER, from the coding sequence atggccgccggcggcgaggacgaccgCCTGTCCGACCTCCCCGatgacctcctccgccgcatcctccaCTTCGTCCCCTTCAGGGAGGCCGCGTCGACCAGCCTGCTCTCCCGGCGGTGGGGCTCGCTCTGGCGTTCCTCCGGCGCCGTCAACCTCGTCGAACAcgtcgaggacgaggaggaggaggacgtcaACCTCGTCGAACACGTCGAGGATGAGGAGGACTTCGActtcgacgacgaggaggacgacgacgaggtcacGGCGGAGGAACCTTCGGCCCGCCGGCGCGACgccttcctccgcgccgccggcgcggcgctcacggccgccgacggcgacatCTCATGCGACCACGTCACGAGGCTGAGCGTCGACGTGGACGGCCCCGACGGCTACTGTATCACGAATTTCCTGGACTGCgacgagtcggcggcggcgtacgacATCTTCACGGGCATGGACGTGCTCCACACCGTGGTCTCCCACCCGGCGGCGCGCCTCGTCGAAGAGCTCTGCCTCCGCGTCGCCTCCGAGTCCGACAGCTAtggcgtccaccgccgccaccgcgacaaggaggaggagcccaGTACCGACTTAGGTGTCTACGGCCTCAGCCTCACCTCCCTGCCGTTCGAGAAGCTCCGCGTGCTGGACATCGCCGGGTGCAACAACCTctccctgccgccaccgcccgccgccgccgccgccgccgctttcccgCGGCTGCAgacgctgcggctgcggcggtgcgCCGCGAAGGTGACGCACCTGCAGCGCCTCATCGACGCCGCGCCGGGGCTCGCCACCGCGCACCTCGAGTCCGTCGTCTTCAACACCGACGACAACAACGACAACCAGAGCTACAACCACCGCGACACCGGCGCGTGCAGCAGCATCAGCCTCCGCTgcccggcggcgacctcgctcGCGCTGGAATGGTGCGGCTCTACTGACTACAAGTTCTACTACGCACACAGCACatacagcgacgacgacgacagctgCGGCGGCAGCATCGCCATCGACGCGCCGAAGCTGCGCTCCTTCAGGTACAAAGGCCTCCCCCGGCCATTCCACCTcaagtcgccggcgccggagacgacgaggagTACGGCGGTGAGCCTCCACTTCAACTCCGACTATTATCTCAAGGATGACACATCACGTGTCCACTCCTGGCGTTTCATCGGCAACTTCACCAACGCCAAGACGCTCAAGTTGAAAGTGGATAACCTCgatcacctcgccgtcgccgacaagGCGAGCCGATCGAAGCTCCTCTGCGTGCTGCCGAACCTCGTGTCCGTCGAACTTGAGGCGGCGCAGCTGATGAACACCAAGAAATCGGCGGTGGCGATCGCCAATCTCCTCCGTTGCTGCCCGGTTCTCAGTGAGTTCACCATGAAGCTCGCTGCCGCCACAACGTGCACCGATAGATATTGGCCAGACCACCATGGCAGATTCCAGCCAGATTTCTACGATTCTGTCGATCACTTCATGCGCCGCAAATCGAACACCACGACGGCGATTTCCTCGATCGATAGTAGAAAAGGAAATGGTGATCGCCATGTCGATGAGGTCCCTGATATCCCTGCATTGAGCCGACGATCGTTCACCTGCTTGCAGAGAAGTCTGAAAAAAGTTAGCCTGAAGTTTAAGTGGAGCTGGGACGATTGCTTTGGAGTCCAGCTCGTCAAATTCTTCGCTCAAAATGCAATGGTTCTTGAAGAAATGCGGATCGACAGTGGCGACAGAAAACTGTGCGACCATATGAATCTGAATGTTGAAAGATGGGTTGGGGCTGATTCGACCAAAATTTCTCTGAAACGCAAGAATTTTGCGAATAGTACATGGGAGTTTTCGAGAACTTGTCCAGATTCGACACCGGAGCTTGAGACGAGTACAACAAGCTTTATAGTCTTACCCCTTGAAAGGTGA